The Streptomyces cyanogenus DNA segment ATCCTGGACGCGGGGGCCGGTACGGCGTCCGACGCGGCGCTGGCGATGGAGCTGGGGTGTGCGGGGGTGATGCTGGCCTCCGCGGTGACCCGGGCCCAGGAGCCGGAGCGGATGGCCTCCGCGATGAGGCTGGCGGTGGAAGGGGGACGGTTGGCCCGGCTGGCCGGGCGGATTCCCCGCAGGTACCTGGCCGAGGCGTCGTCCCCCGCGGAGGGGCTGGCCCGGTTGGATCCCGAGCGTCCGGCGTTCTAGTCCCGTCGCGGCTCTCGCCGTCGGCGACCGCGGGCCGTGACAGGGGCCGCGATGCGTGTGTCGCGTCACAGGTCGGCTTCAGTCCCGCCCCGATGCCGGTGGGCGGGGCGGTCGTGTCGGCGCTCCCTCGTAGACTCCCCTGTCGTGGATACGACCCTTCAGGACCCCCTCCTCGGGCAGGTGCTCGACGGCCGGTACCGCGTCGACGCGCGCGTCGCGGCCGGCGGGATGGCCACGGTGTACCGGGCCCTGGACACCCGTCTGGACCGTGTGCTCGCGCTGAAGGTGATGCACCCGACGCTCGCGACCGACGGAACGTTCGTCGAGCGGTTCATCCGGGAGGCGAAGTCGGTCGCCCGGCTCGACCACCCCAACGTGGTGCAGGTCTTCGACCAGGGGACCGACGGGTCGTACGTCTACCTGGCGATGGAGTACATCGCCGGATGCACGCTGCGGGACGTGCTGCGCGAGCGCGGCGCGGTGCAGCCGCGGGCCGCCCTGGACATCCTGGAGCCGGTGCTCGCCGCGCTCGGTGCCGCGCACCGGGCCGGGTTCGTGCACCGGGACATGAAGCCGGAGAACGTGCTGATAGGCGACGACGGCCGGGTCAAGGTCGCCGACTTCGGGCTGGTGCGCTCCGTGGACACGGTGACCAGCACGACCGGTGCCGTGCTCGGGACCGTCTCCTATCTCGCCCCGGAGCAGATCGAGCAGGGCACCACCGGCCCGCGCGTCGACGTGTACGCGTGCGGTGTGGTCCTGTACGAGATGCTGACGGGCGGGAAGCCGCACTCCGGCGACTCTCCGGCCCAGGTGCTCTACAAGCACGTCCACGAGGACGTGCCCCCGCCCTCGGCACTGGTGCCCGGGCTGCCGTACGTGCTGGACGAGCTGGTGGCGTCGGCCACCGCGCGTACCCCGGAGATCCGGCCGCACGACGCCGTCGCGCTGCTCGCCCAGGTGCGCGAGGCCCGCCTGACGCTGACCGACGAGCAGCTGGACACGGTGCCGCCGCAGGCGCTGGCCGCGGAGCACGACAACGCCGAGGACCGCACGAGGGTGATCCCGCGCGCGCTCACCGTGCCCCGGCCGCTGCCCGTCGACGAGGACGCGGACGCCCCCGTGGACGGCGTCGACCGCACCGCCCGCTTCCAGAACCCGCCCGTCGCGCCCCGCCGGCGCCCGGGGCGGCCCCCGCGCGCGGTGCTGGCGGTGATCGCGGCCGTCCTGCTGGTCCTCGGTGTGGGCGCCGGGGTCTGGTACATCAACTCCGGCCAGTTCACCAAGGTGCCGCCGCTGCTGGCGCAGACCGAGGCGCAGGCGCGGGCCCGGCTGAGCGCGGCCGGCCTCGACGTGGGCCAGGTCAAGCGGGCGTACAGCGACACCGTCGAGCGCGGCGCGGTGATCGGCTCCGACCCGGCGCCCGGCGCGCGGATCCGGGACCACGACTCGGTGACGCTGACCGTGTCGCTGGGCCCGGAGACGGTGAACGTGCCGAGCGTGAAGGGACAGCCGCTCGCGAAGGCGCGGGCGCGGCTGAAGGCGGACGGCCTGGAGCCGGGCATGGTGACCCGCGAGTTCAGCGAGGACGTGGCCAGGGGCTCGGTGGTCGGTACGACGCCGGAGGCGGGCACCAAGCGGCACGCGGGCTCGGCGATCGCGCTGATCGTGAGCAAGGGCAGCCCGATCGACGTGCCGGACGTCACCGGCGACGACGTGGACAGCGCCCGGCAGGAGCTGACGGACGCCGGTCTGAAGGTGAGGATCGCGGCCGGGCGGATCAACTCCGAGTACGACAAGGGCCAGGTCGCCGCGCAGAGCCCGGACGAGGGCAGCCGGGCCGCCGAGGGCGACACGGTGACGCTCACCCTGTCCAAGGGCCCGGAGATGATCGAGGTCCCGGACGTGACCGGTGACAGCGTGGACGACGCCCACGAGGCCCTGGAGGCCGCCGGTTTCGAGGTGGACGAGGACCGCGGGCTGCTCGGACTGTTCGGCGACACCGTGAAGAAGCAGTCGGTGGAGGGCGGCGACAAGGCGCCCAAGGGGTCGACGATCACCATCACCATCCGGTGACCATCCCCATCCGGTGACCGGTCTCACCGGGGACCGCGGCCCGGGCGCGGGGGCGGACATGACACCCTGAACGGGTGAGCCCTGTTCCGCCCTCCCTCCCCCGCAACCCCGTCGGCGGTCATGTGCCCGTGGCCGGCGGTCTGCACTCCGTGGGGCTGTCGTACGCCCGTGATCTGAAGGCGGAGACCGTGCAGGTCTTCGTCGCCAACCCGCGCGGCTGGGCCACTCCGCCCGGCAACCCGCGGCAGGACGAGGCGTTCCGCGCCGCGTGCGCCGAGGAGTCGATCCCGGCGTACGTGCACGCGCCCTACCTGATCAACTTCGGCTCGCACACCGAGGCGACCGTGGAGCGGTCGGTGGAGTCGCTCCGGCACTCGCTGCGGCGCGGGCGGGAGATCGGCGCGCTGGGGGTGGTGGTGCACACCGGGAGCGCGACCGGCGGGCGGACCCGGGAGGTGGCGCTGAAGCAGGTGCGCGCGCACCTGCTGCCGCTGCTGGACGAGCTGACCCACGACGACGCCCCGTTCCTGCTGCTGGAGTCGACCGCCGGGCAGGGCGCCTCGCTGTGCTCGCGGACCTGGGACTTCGGGCCGTACTTCGAGGCGCTGGACGCCCATCCGAAGCTGGGCGTGTGCCTGGACACCTGCCACGTCTTCGCCGCCGGGCACGACCTGACCGGGCCGAGCGGCATGCACCAGACCCTGGACCTGCTGGTGGAGACCGTGGGCGAGGGCCGGCTGAAGCTGATCCACGCCAACGACTCCAAGGACGTGGTGGGCGCGCACAAGGACCGGCACGCGAACATCGGCGCCGGCCACATCGGCGAGGACCCGTTCCGGGCGCTCATGAGTCACCCGGCGACCGAGGGCGTACCGCTGGTCATCGAGACGCCCGGCGGCAAGGAGGGGCACGCGGCGGACGTGGAGCGGCTGAAGAAACTGCGCGACGGATAACCCCCCGGGAATACCCCCAGGGGGTACACGGTTCCTGCTGGACGCAGGAACCGTCATCCGGACATGGGGGTACGTCATGCAGCACGAGACACACGCGGAACACGCCCACCACCACACGGCTCACGCCGGTCACGCGGGCGGGGCCGACTGGCGTACGGCCGCGCAGGCCACCCTGCACTGCCTCACCGGCTGCGCCATCGGCGAGGTGCTCGGCATGGTCGTCGGCACGGCGCTGGGCTGGGGCAACCTGGCGACCACCCTGCTCGCGATCGCGCTGGCCTTCGTCTTCGGCTACTCGCTCACCCTGCGCGGGGTCCTGCGGGCCGGCGTCGGCTTCCGTACGGCCTTCCGGGTGGCGCTGGCCGCGGACACCCTGTCCATCGCGGTGATGGAGCTGATCGACAACGGGGTGATCGCGGTCTGGCCGTCCGCGATGGACGCCATGCTGGGCGACCCGCTGTTCTGGATCTCGCTCACGGTCTCGCTCCTGATCGCCTTCGTGGTGACCGTCCCGGTCAACAAGTGGACGATCGGCCGGGGCAAGGGGCACGCTGTGGTGCACCGATACCACCACTGACGCGCCCGGGGCCGGGCTCAGAGTTCGGGGCCGTCCCCGGGCTGCTCCTGGTAGGAGTAGCGCTGTTCCTTCCAGGGGTCGCCGATGTTGTGGTAGCCGCGCTCCTCCCAGAAGCCGCGGCGGTCGGCGGTCATGTACTCCACGCCCCGGACCCACTTCGGGCCCTTCCAGGCGTACAGGTGGGGCACGATCAGCCGGACCGGGAAGCCGTGCTCGGCGGTGAGCAGCTCGCCGTCCTTGTGGGTGGCGAAGACGGTGCGGTCGGAGGCGAAGTCCGACAGGCGCAGGTTCGAGCTGAAGCCGTACTCCGCCCAGACCATCACATGGGTGACGTCCGGCGCCGGCGGGGCCAGGTCCAGGATCGCGCGGGCGGGGATGCCGCCCCACTCCGCGCCGACCATGCTGAACTTCGTCACGCAGTGCAGATCGGCCACCACCGTGGTGTACGGCAGCGCCGTGAACTCCTCGTGGTTCCAGGTGTGCTTGTCGCCGCCGGCGGTGGCGCCGAAGACCCGGAACTCCCAGCGTTCGGGCCGGAACTTCGGGACCGGCCCGTAGTGCGTGACCGGCCAGCCCCGCTGGAGCCGCTGACCCGGCGGAAGCTCGGACCCGGCCGCTGCCCCAGACTCTCGCTCCACCGGATGACCCATGTATCCATCCTGACAGACCTCGGGCAGTGCCTTGACCACCCGGCCTCGAACCGGACAATCAGCACCAACCCGGAACGTACTTACTAAGTACGCACTTACTGGACGATCTTCGCCGCCGGTGCAATCATGCCGCCGCACCCTCTCCCGTATCCCGTGTGGAAGGAGCCGCTGCGATGCAGGGCGACGCCGAGGTCATCGAGTTCCTCAACGAGCAGCTCACCGGCGAGCTGACCGCGATCAACCAGTACTTCCTGCACGCGAAGATGCAGGAGAACCTCGGTTGGTACAAGCTCGCCAAGTACACCCGGCGCGAGTCGTTCGACGAGATGAAGCACGCGGAGGTGCTCACCGACCGGATCCTGTTCCTGGACGGGCTGCCCAACTACCAGCGGCTCTTCCACGTCCGGGTCGGGCAGACGGTGCGCGAGATGTTCGAGGCCGACCGGCAGATCGAGGTCGAGGCGATCGACCGGCTGCGGCGGGGCATCAAGGTGATGCGCGAGAAGGGGGACATCACGTCCGCCAACATCTTCGAGGACATCCTCGCCGACGAGGAGCACCACATCGACTACCTCGACACCCAGCTGGAGCTGCTGGAGAAGCTCGGCGAGGCGCTGTACATCGCCCAGCTGATCGAGCAGCCGGAGAGCAGCTGAGCCCCGGCCGCCGGGCCCTAGGCCGCCTCGGGGAGGTCCGCCAGCGCCGGCCTGCCCTGGTCGGCCAGCTCACGGCGGGGGCAGGCGCCCCGGCCGAGGAGGGCCTGGATCCGGCGGACGCACGAGCCACAGTCCGTGCCCGCCTTGCAGGCGGAGGCTATCTGGCGAGGGGTGCAGGCGCCGTTGTCCGCGTGCTGCTTCACCTGGTCCTCGGTGATGCCGAAGCAGCTGCACACGTACACGCGGATTCACCTCCCGACGGGATCGCTGTCTGTACTGCCGTCCCGTATCTCGGTGAGGCAAACCTAACCTTACTCATCCCCCGGGGCCCCGCAAAGAGGAAAGGGGCGCGGATCCGGTGTGATCCGCGCCCCTTTCCACCGCTCACTGGTCCCGGTACATCTCCGCCACGAGGAACGCCAGGTCCAGCGACTGGCTGCGGTTGAGCCGCGGGTCGCAGGCCGTCTCGTAGCGCTGGTGCAGGTCGTCGACGAAGATCTCGTCGCCGCCGCCCACGCACTCGGTGACGTCGTCGCCGGTCAGCTCCACGTGGATGCCGCCCGGGTGGGTGCCGAGCGCCTTGTGCACCTCGAAGAAGCCCTTGACCTCGTCGAGCACGTCGTCGAAGCGGCGGGTCTTGTGCCCGGAGGCCGCCTCGAAGGTGTTGCCGTGCATCGGGTCGGTCACCCAGGCCACCGTGGCACCGGACGCCGTGACCTTCTCGACCAGCTCGGGGAGCTTGTCGCGGATCTTGCCGGCGCCCATGCGGACGATGAAGGTCAGCCGGCCCGGCTCCCGCTCGGGGTCGAGGCGGTCGATGTACTGCAGCGCCTCCTCGGCCGTGGTGGTCGGGCCGAGCTTGATGCCGATCGGGTTGCGGATCTGCGAGGCGAACTCGATGTGGGCGTGGTCCAGCTGCCGGGTGCGCTCACCGATCCACACCATGTGCGCCGAGACGTCGTACAGCTTGCCGGTGCGGGAGTCGACCCGGGTCAGGGCGGACTCGTAGTCCAGCAGCAGCGCCTCGTGCGAGGAGAAGAACTCGACGGTCTTGAACTCCTCCGGGTCGGTACCGCAGGCCCGCATGAAGTTCAGCGCGTTGTCGATCTCGCGCGCGAGCTGCTCGTAGCGCTGGCCCGAGGGCGAGGTGCGCACGAAGTCCTGGTTCCAGGCGTGCACCTGGCGCAGGTCGGCGTAGCCGCCGGTGGTGAAGGCGCGCACCAGGTTCAGCGTGGAGGCCGAGGCGTGGTACATGCGCTTCAGCCGCTCGGGGTCCGGGATGCGGCTGGCCTCGGTGAAGTCGAAGCCGTTGACGGAGTCGCCCCGGTACACCGGAAGCGTCACGCCGTCGCGGGTCTCGGTCGGCTTGGAGCGGGGCTTGGAGTACTGCCCCGCGATCCGGCCGACCTTCACCACCGGCACGGAGGCCGCGTAGGTGAGCACGGCGCCCATCTGGAGCAGCGTCTTCAGCTTGTTGCGGATGTGGTCGGC contains these protein-coding regions:
- the pknB gene encoding Stk1 family PASTA domain-containing Ser/Thr kinase, with amino-acid sequence MDTTLQDPLLGQVLDGRYRVDARVAAGGMATVYRALDTRLDRVLALKVMHPTLATDGTFVERFIREAKSVARLDHPNVVQVFDQGTDGSYVYLAMEYIAGCTLRDVLRERGAVQPRAALDILEPVLAALGAAHRAGFVHRDMKPENVLIGDDGRVKVADFGLVRSVDTVTSTTGAVLGTVSYLAPEQIEQGTTGPRVDVYACGVVLYEMLTGGKPHSGDSPAQVLYKHVHEDVPPPSALVPGLPYVLDELVASATARTPEIRPHDAVALLAQVREARLTLTDEQLDTVPPQALAAEHDNAEDRTRVIPRALTVPRPLPVDEDADAPVDGVDRTARFQNPPVAPRRRPGRPPRAVLAVIAAVLLVLGVGAGVWYINSGQFTKVPPLLAQTEAQARARLSAAGLDVGQVKRAYSDTVERGAVIGSDPAPGARIRDHDSVTLTVSLGPETVNVPSVKGQPLAKARARLKADGLEPGMVTREFSEDVARGSVVGTTPEAGTKRHAGSAIALIVSKGSPIDVPDVTGDDVDSARQELTDAGLKVRIAAGRINSEYDKGQVAAQSPDEGSRAAEGDTVTLTLSKGPEMIEVPDVTGDSVDDAHEALEAAGFEVDEDRGLLGLFGDTVKKQSVEGGDKAPKGSTITITIR
- a CDS encoding deoxyribonuclease IV — translated: MSPVPPSLPRNPVGGHVPVAGGLHSVGLSYARDLKAETVQVFVANPRGWATPPGNPRQDEAFRAACAEESIPAYVHAPYLINFGSHTEATVERSVESLRHSLRRGREIGALGVVVHTGSATGGRTREVALKQVRAHLLPLLDELTHDDAPFLLLESTAGQGASLCSRTWDFGPYFEALDAHPKLGVCLDTCHVFAAGHDLTGPSGMHQTLDLLVETVGEGRLKLIHANDSKDVVGAHKDRHANIGAGHIGEDPFRALMSHPATEGVPLVIETPGGKEGHAADVERLKKLRDG
- a CDS encoding DUF4396 domain-containing protein, with protein sequence MQHETHAEHAHHHTAHAGHAGGADWRTAAQATLHCLTGCAIGEVLGMVVGTALGWGNLATTLLAIALAFVFGYSLTLRGVLRAGVGFRTAFRVALAADTLSIAVMELIDNGVIAVWPSAMDAMLGDPLFWISLTVSLLIAFVVTVPVNKWTIGRGKGHAVVHRYHH
- a CDS encoding sulfite oxidase-like oxidoreductase, with the translated sequence MGHPVERESGAAAGSELPPGQRLQRGWPVTHYGPVPKFRPERWEFRVFGATAGGDKHTWNHEEFTALPYTTVVADLHCVTKFSMVGAEWGGIPARAILDLAPPAPDVTHVMVWAEYGFSSNLRLSDFASDRTVFATHKDGELLTAEHGFPVRLIVPHLYAWKGPKWVRGVEYMTADRRGFWEERGYHNIGDPWKEQRYSYQEQPGDGPEL
- the bfr gene encoding bacterioferritin — its product is MQGDAEVIEFLNEQLTGELTAINQYFLHAKMQENLGWYKLAKYTRRESFDEMKHAEVLTDRILFLDGLPNYQRLFHVRVGQTVREMFEADRQIEVEAIDRLRRGIKVMREKGDITSANIFEDILADEEHHIDYLDTQLELLEKLGEALYIAQLIEQPESS
- a CDS encoding (2Fe-2S)-binding protein, with protein sequence MYVCSCFGITEDQVKQHADNGACTPRQIASACKAGTDCGSCVRRIQALLGRGACPRRELADQGRPALADLPEAA
- a CDS encoding class II 3-deoxy-7-phosphoheptulonate synthase; the encoded protein is MTVNAKTSPSAGNTWRDLPAAQQPEYPDPEALRAVIADLESYPPLVFAGECDQLRARMAAVAKGEAFLLQGGDCAEAFDAVSADHIRNKLKTLLQMGAVLTYAASVPVVKVGRIAGQYSKPRSKPTETRDGVTLPVYRGDSVNGFDFTEASRIPDPERLKRMYHASASTLNLVRAFTTGGYADLRQVHAWNQDFVRTSPSGQRYEQLAREIDNALNFMRACGTDPEEFKTVEFFSSHEALLLDYESALTRVDSRTGKLYDVSAHMVWIGERTRQLDHAHIEFASQIRNPIGIKLGPTTTAEEALQYIDRLDPEREPGRLTFIVRMGAGKIRDKLPELVEKVTASGATVAWVTDPMHGNTFEAASGHKTRRFDDVLDEVKGFFEVHKALGTHPGGIHVELTGDDVTECVGGGDEIFVDDLHQRYETACDPRLNRSQSLDLAFLVAEMYRDQ